The following are encoded together in the Actinoplanes sp. N902-109 genome:
- a CDS encoding Hsp20/alpha crystallin family protein, whose product MLMRTDPFREMDRVFEQFAGTAGRPAVMHIDAERDGDWFNVYFDMPGVDPGSIDLTVERNVLSVRAERRRQVKEGAEPVIAERPMGVFTRQLFLGDTLDTDKLEATYESGVLTLRIPISESAKPRRISIASGDTGRKQIA is encoded by the coding sequence ATGTTGATGCGCACCGACCCGTTCCGCGAGATGGACCGCGTGTTCGAGCAGTTCGCCGGCACCGCCGGACGGCCCGCGGTGATGCACATCGATGCCGAACGCGACGGTGACTGGTTCAACGTCTACTTCGACATGCCCGGCGTCGACCCCGGCTCGATCGACCTGACCGTCGAGCGCAACGTGCTGTCGGTCCGCGCCGAGCGCCGGCGCCAGGTCAAGGAGGGCGCCGAGCCGGTGATCGCCGAGCGGCCCATGGGCGTGTTCACCCGCCAGCTGTTCCTCGGCGACACGCTGGACACCGACAAGCTCGAGGCCACGTACGAGTCGGGGGTGCTGACGCTGCGCATCCCGATCTCGGAGAGCGCCAAGCCCCGCCGGATCTCCATCGCGTCCGGTGACACCGGGCGCAAGCAGATCGCCTGA